Part of the Nostoc sp. ATCC 53789 genome, AACATACTTCAATATCTTTGGGATTGTTAGAGGTAGTAAACACCACCACCGGAATCATTTTTAAGCTGTCATCCTGTTTAATCCGGCGCAACACTTCTCGTCCATCGGTTCCGGGCAGGTTCAAATCAAGGACAATCAAGCCGGGACGGGGCGCACTTTCGCGCTCAATATACCTGCCAGTCCGATAAAGAAATGCTAAGGCTTGTTCCCCATTCACACACCGTTGGATGGCGATCGCAACGGAAGATCGCCCTAGAAATCTTTGCAGTGCCTCAAAGTCTTCGTTGCTATCCTCCACAATTAAAAGTACGGGCGTTTGCTGGATTGGGGAGACTGAAATACGAGTCATCTATTTGCCTCCGCCGACAGGGTAAAGTAAAATGTGCTGCCAAGAGTTGGGATAGATTCCACCCAAATTCTACCACCGTGCCGTTCTACAATTTTGCGGGCAATGGTTAACCCTACGCCAGTCCCACCTCCAAAGTCGTCCCGCCCATGTAAGCGGCGGAAGATTTGAAAGATTTTGTCAAGATGTTCTTCTAAAATGCCAATGCCGTTATCACGAACGTAGAAAGTCAGAGAAGTGGGAGAAATTTTGCTTTCGCCATTTCCTTCAACGCAACCAATTTCAACCCACTTTTGGGGTTTATCATTGTACTTAATGGCGTTGCTGATTAGGTTGCTGAAGAGTTCATTAATCTGAGCGCGATCGCATTGAACGCTTCTTAGAGGTTGAGGAATGCGAAACTCGACTTCGCTTTGGGGTCGGGCCATGGTCAAAGTGCCGATTACCTGTTGCACTACGTCATTCAGATTCACTGGTTGCCGAATCAGTTCGGCGCGTCCCAAGCGGGAGAAATGGAGGAGTGAGTTGATCAAGTCTTCCATTCGCTGCGTCAGACGCACCAGAGTTTGGAGTTTGGCAATTCCATTGTCATCCAATACGTCTGCATAGTCTTCCATTAAAAAGTTGGCATAATTGTGAATGCCCCGCAGAGGTTCTTTCAGGTCATGAGAGGCAACATAGGCAAAGGAATCGAGTTCTTCGTTACTCCGTTGTAATTCAAAATTCATCGATGCTAGTTTGTCTGCTTGGCGCAACACAACACCCACAACCAGGCTTCGCAGTTCAGTAACCGCTTCAACTTCGCAAGGTTTCCAAGGTAGGGCACATCCTTTCACCGTTTCTTGCCACAATGCAAAAGATTTGCGAGGAGACATTCGTAAACTGCCATCTGAGAAAACTTCTACAGGTTTGTTGGGGTTGCCGCCCCAACTCACGCTTTGAATTACTTCTGGACGAAACCAGAGAATGTAATTGTGATGAACTCTAGAAATTTCTAGGGCTAACACTCCACTGGCGATCGCTTGATATGACTCGGCGGCAGGATAATTTTTCGTGAGCGATCGCGTCTCAAACAAGTTATGATAAAGATGCAGTTTAATCCAATCAAGTAAGGCATGAACCTCTTCCTCAGAGGGCGTTTTACCCACTCGAATACACTGGTCGCCACTGCATATCGCTGCTCCCGTGGCAGTAACCAGATTAAGTAATTGAGATTTTAGTTGCACCATACCATCCAGGTAATACTCAGCCTGAGATAACTCTTCAACAAATTGAGTTTGCAATGATTTCAATTGGCTTTTGTAATCAATGTCTTCACTCGCTTCTTTGTTTGCCAGTTCCACAGACATCACCTGTCCAATGAACTCGCACACAGTGCGAATATTGTAAGAAATATATTTGGGCGAAGAATGATGACAGGCAATCAATCCCCAAAGCTTTTTTTCGTGCATCAGAGAAATAGACATAGAGGCAGTAACGCCCATATTTTGCAGATACTCTAGATGAATCGGAGAAACACTCCGCAACACCGATAGACTCAGATCGAGTGGTTGATTTGTCAAAGGATTGTTCGCTGGAATTAAGGCGACAGGCTGGTAACTGGCATCTGGAATCAGCCGCAGCCAGTTAAGAGTGTATAGCTGTCGGGCTTGCTTGGGAATGTCAGAGGGTGGATAGTGCAAGTCCAGATAGGGCGTTTCCTGATTGGTGTCTTCAGCGATGACGCTACCTGCCCCTTCTTGATCAAATTTATAGACCATGACGCGTTCAAAGCCAGTAATTCGCCGGACTTCTGTCACCACAATCTGGCACATTTTCAGTAGTGTGGGTGCTTTTTGAATGCGGGTTATTGTTCCTCTTACCTGTTGATAAAAGTTAAAAAAGCTTATTTGTCCCTTCGCTTGTTTCGGCTCCAATTCCAGAATAATGATATTATCTAAACGATGTACAATACCATCAAAATAGATTGATTTGTTTAGGCGCTTGATAGACAAATTGAGGGGATTGATGCTCTCGAAATCTTCCGCCAGACATTGTTGAATCAGCTTAATCTGCTTGACATTGAATAAGTAGGACAGAGGCTTGCCCAGCAATTCTTCTGGTTGACGGGCAACAACTTCCTGGCTATTGCTACTTACCTGAATGATTTCCAGGGTGGGAGCTTGCAAAACCAGTAAAACTCCGTGAGGCTGGATCAGATTTGGAATGTGGATCGGTTCGCGATCGCAGTTCGTTAAATCAATCGTTTCATCAGTTATTCTCAACTTCTCAAACTCCTGGTTATAACTCTGAATTGGGTATTGGATATTGGGAAGATTTAAATATGAGTGAAAACGGAGATTTACTAAAAAATATTGATAATAAAAATTATTTCTTTTTAACTAGTTTAGCTGTTTAATTATATTTAAATTCCTAAATAACTTACACTAAAAAGTCTGGCTTCTATTCTTCGCTTAATGTTTCAATTAACAAATCCACCTGCTGCTGTCGCTGCTGCAAAAAACTTTCACACTGACGCAAATACTCAACAGCACTGGCAAATTGGTCAAACACCGCTTCCAATTCTAACTCACCCGCCTCAATGCGAGTAATAATTCCCTCTATTTCAGCAACCTTCGCCTCATAATTCCAACCTTCCATCGAATCAGAACTAGAAGCACTTTTACGTTTAACCATTAATTTCTCCGTGTCCTCTGCGCCTCTGCGGTTCGTTTACTTCTACGGTTCGTTTACTTCTACAACCTTCACTCTAACCCCACCCTGCCCCAACTGAATCAACAAATCTTCTCCCACAGCCAACTCCGCCGCCGAACGAGCGATCGCGCCATCTTCCCTTCTCACCACCGCATAACCACGCTGTAACACAGCTTTCGGGTCAAGACTAGCCAACTTTTGCCGCAATAATTCTAAATACTGCGCCGCTTGCTGCGATCGCCCCGTCGTAATTTGCACCAAATGCTGACGCTTCCAAGTTAGCTTTTCCACCTCCTGCTGCACTTGCCGATCTAACCGCAAACGTCGCAAACGATTCCGTAATCCTTGCAGTTTATTCTCAGCATTTTCCCCAGAGTCATGCACCGCCTCATATAAAGCCACAACTCGCTGCCGATGCTCAGTATACAACTCTGAAAGTGCCGGTACAACTCTTTCTGCTGCCGCCGTCGGTGTATGCACACAGACATCTGCAACTAAATCCGCCAAAGATTCATCTCTTTGATGTCCGATACCAGTAATTATCGGAATAGAACAACTAGCAAGCGATCGCACCACTCGTTCGTCATTAAAACAAGCCAACTCTTCCACCGCGCCGCCACCCCGCGATAAAATTAGCACTTCGGCGCGTCCATCTTTTTCCACTCGCTCAATTGCTTTAACGATAGATTCAGGTGCTTGCTCACCTTGTACTGTCGCCGGAGAAAATAAAACGTGTAAACCTGGATACCTTTGCTTGAGGGTTTTTTGAATATCACCCCAAGCAGCAGCCGCTGGGGAAGTGACAACAGCGATCGTTTGAGGGTGGATGGGTAGCGATCGCTTTCTTTGCGCGTCGAACAATCCCTCAGCCAGCAAGCGATTTTTTAGTTGTTGATAGCGCAACGCCTGTAAACCAACACCAGCAGGTAAAGTCTGCCAAACTGATAACTGATACTCTCCCCGTTGTGGATATAGGCGAATACTACCCAAAATAATTATTTGCTCACCAGCAACTGGCATTTGGGCAAGTTTTGTCAATTGGCTATTCCATACCACACATTTAATTCCGGCGGTGCGATCGGGATCTTGCAGTGTAAAAAATAAACCGCTGCGATGGTGGTTAGCACTAGAAACTTCGCCAGTTACCCAAACTTGCCGCAATTGTTCATCTTGCTCTAACAACAAGCGAATATAGTCAGTTAATCCAGAAACTGAAAGCGCTGTATCAAGAATCAGAGAGTCGGGAAGGTCGAAAGTCATCAAAGATGCCTGAAAGCATTTGTGCTGGAGAGATTCTAGCATTTTAATGAAAACCAAAGCTTAACCGAGTAAACGCTTCAATTTTTTGTAGACATCATCATCATTGCGCTTACCGACTAAAATCACTTCTATTAAATCGCGATCAGGAAAATACCTGTAAATAATTCGATATTCACCACTATCAACTCGATGTAAACCCTGATAACCAGATAGCTGCTCACTATCAGCGGGTAAAGGCTCAACATTCAAAGCCAAAACCTTTTTTGCAATCTGTGCTGCTATTTTAGGCTGTAAACCGTTCAGAAAATCAAGAACAGTTGCTAGACCATCAAGCTTCGCCATTAGCTAAATGCTCTAATGCAGATGTAAAAGCCTCTGTACCAATCATTTTAGACTGACTCAGAGCAACTTCAGCAGCTTGACCAAAAACCATATCCTCTAATTCTTCCAGCCGATTCATTAATTTTTGGTAGCTCTCGGCTGAAATAATCACATGGCTAGGCCGTGATTGTTTAGTGAGTAGAACTGGCTCTGTAGCAGCCTTATCAAAAACCTCACCGTGTTTGTTACGAGCATCTGTGAGAGTATAGGTCTGCATAGACATTTTGACTATTTTAGACATTTTGACTATTTTAGCAGATAAATCTTCTCATCTCAATTCTGGCTTCACAGAACTTGCTGCTTATTTATGTAAATAGAGTAGAGAAGAATTCAGCAATCTACTACCCTAAAAGCTTTCTACATAAATCCCGACCCAATGAAGTCGCTGTAGATGATATGCTGATTGGCATGGCGATCGCTCCTAATTGAGCAACCTCCGCAAATGCTCACGAGTCCGGTTCTACTGACAGTGTTGTTTAGCTAATTTATTTTTTCTTTGAAAACCCTTGCTTACCCAGCCAAAAAAAGCTATCTCTGAATGCAAGTTGGTATCATTGTGCAAAACTACCCTAATCTGGTAGCGATCGAGTTACGATCTTGTCACACCCTTTTTTGATTTGAGAAGTCCTATTCCAGAATTTTCTGGTTAAAATAGTATATCTGTTCTACTCAAGCTCCGAAACCAACACTCCTTAAAACCATATATTTAGATTAGAGGCATTAGAGGCAGAAATGGCTATCAACACCGATACTTCCGGCAAGCAAAAAGCACTGACTATGGTGCTAAACCAGATTGAGCGCAGCTTTGGTAAAGGGGCAATCATGCGCCTGGGCGATGCTACCCGGATGCGGGTGGAAACAATTTCTAGTGGGGCGCTTACCCTAGATTTAGCATTGGGTGGTGGTTTACCCAAGGGGCGGGTAATAGAAATTTATGGGCCGGAAAGTTCCGGTAAGACTACAGTAGCGCTACATGCGCTCGCCGAAGTGCAAAGAAATGGCGGTATTGCTGCCTTTGTTGATGCTGAACACGCCCTTGATCCTACTTATGCTGCGGCATTGGGTGTAGATATTGACAATTTGCTGATTTCTCAACCTGACACTGGCGAATCAGCTTTAGAAATTGTCGATCAACTTGTACGCTCTGCTGCGGTTGATATTGTAGTCATAGACTCAGTAGCAGCACTGGTTCCCCGTGCTGAAATTGAAGGCGATATGGGTGATATTCACGTTGGTTTGCAAGCGCGGTTAATGAGCCAAGCCCTACGTAAAATTACGGGCAACATTGGTAAATCTGGTTGTACAGTAATTTTCATTAACCAGTTGCGGCAAAAAATCGGTGTTACCTACGGTAGCCCAGAAACCACGACTGGAGGTAATGCATTGAAATTTTACGCTTCGGTGCGCTTGGATATTCGTCGAATTCAAACCTTGAAGAAAGGTACAGATGAATTTGGTAATCGCGTTAAAGTCAAAGTCGCCAAGAATAAAGTAGCGCCGCCCTTCAGAATAGCGGAATTTGACATTATTTTTGGTAAAGGGATTTCTACCTTGGGTTGTATTGTAGACTTGGCAGAAGAAACTTCCATTATTGTCCGCAAGGGGGCTTGGTATAGTTACAACGGCGATAATATCTCCCAAGGACGAGACAACGCCATTAAGTATCTAGAAGAAAAGCCTGAATTTGCTGAAGAAATTAAGAAACTGGTGCGTGAAAAGTTAGATAAAGGCGCTGTTGTTTCTGCTAACTCTGTAGCTAAAGCCAGTGAAGAAGATGAAGAGGAAGAAGTTGATTTAGAGCCAGAAGAATAAGGAATGTGGATTTATTAATCTGCAATTTTGAATATGTAGTGGGTTACAAAAAGAGCTAACCCACTTTTTGTAAAGGATTGATCAGTTATTCGTTAGGCATTTCTAGTTCTAATCAGGTAAAAGTAGGGGCACAAGAATTAACATTGTTGTGCCCCTACGAATTGTATATATTTTACCCAATTGAAAATTATGGCAATTTTCAATTTTTTAACTGGGATTTTATGGTATTTGTCTGCTAAAAAAGCGGTCTAAAATTTCTGATTTCTGTTCTGAACTGAAGTTGTCATAATAATGTTCAAGGTTCTCAAGTAGTCGTGAATTTCTGAAAATTTCCAAATTATCATCTACTTTCTCAGGTATATATTTTTGTTTATCACGGCGAAAAGAAAGTATTTCTACTTGATTGTCATTTTTACGATGCACAAGCTGCATCAATAACTCCATTGCTACAGTTGGCAAAACACGGCACGTATAATTCACAAAAAAATCAAAAGTCATATTGCCTAGACGTATGCGATCGCCATCTTCGAGCTTGATCGGCTCTAAAGCGCGATCGCCATTCACAAATGAGCCATTGGTACTGTTGAAGTCTATGAAGTAGAAGCCTTGATCGTCAATATATTGAATAGCCGCGTGGCGACGAGACATATAGTTATCAGCAATGCAAATACCACTGTTCTGATTACGACCTATTGTCCATATCTGCTGTGGCTGTCGTAAACTTTGGGTCTGATTGTCACATAAGTTAGTCATCAAATAAACAGTAGACGTATCCACTACACCATGTACGTAACGTACCTTCATCTTTTTCAACGACGGTTGAGATAGGTTTTCTAGCTGAAGAATTTCATCTAAAAGGCTGCTGTGGTGTTCATACAATTTAAGGAATACTTGATATAAAGTTAATCGCCGTTCTATTTCTGTTTGTGCAAAGTCAGCCATGATATATAAACCTTGTATTGCCTGATTTCGGTTGTGACTATTCTGCTTCAGCCTACAATCAGGGATAATTAATTAATTTTTCACTTTCTACTGCCATCTGAAAACTTGAGTGGCTTAAGAGCGTTAGATTTTACAGCTTTTACTTACCAGAACCCCTGTCGTTTATAGCAATAAAGAGCATATAAATACTAAGGAAAAACTATTGTGATGCTTTATTGTTTATTGTAAATAATCATTTGTTATTTGTAACAGATGATTATTATAAAGATTTGATTAAGAATTGCCAATCATCACCGTATTTTTGCTAGATAATGGGATATTTCTTAATATTTGTAAGAGTGATGGCTATCGAGCAAAGCAACTATAAAAATTCTGAGCTGTTCATAATAAGACCAATACGCGCTCTGAATAAATCTAAGTTTTATCAAGAAAAATAAGAGTTAATTTAT contains:
- a CDS encoding response regulator is translated as MTRISVSPIQQTPVLLIVEDSNEDFEALQRFLGRSSVAIAIQRCVNGEQALAFLYRTGRYIERESAPRPGLIVLDLNLPGTDGREVLRRIKQDDSLKMIPVVVFTTSNNPKDIEVCYQYGVNSYIVKPINFAQLKRDIQMLVEYWFEVTTLPDFLED
- a CDS encoding FHA domain-containing protein; amino-acid sequence: MADFAQTEIERRLTLYQVFLKLYEHHSSLLDEILQLENLSQPSLKKMKVRYVHGVVDTSTVYLMTNLCDNQTQSLRQPQQIWTIGRNQNSGICIADNYMSRRHAAIQYIDDQGFYFIDFNSTNGSFVNGDRALEPIKLEDGDRIRLGNMTFDFFVNYTCRVLPTVAMELLMQLVHRKNDNQVEILSFRRDKQKYIPEKVDDNLEIFRNSRLLENLEHYYDNFSSEQKSEILDRFFSRQIP
- a CDS encoding ATP-binding protein → MTDETIDLTNCDREPIHIPNLIQPHGVLLVLQAPTLEIIQVSSNSQEVVARQPEELLGKPLSYLFNVKQIKLIQQCLAEDFESINPLNLSIKRLNKSIYFDGIVHRLDNIIILELEPKQAKGQISFFNFYQQVRGTITRIQKAPTLLKMCQIVVTEVRRITGFERVMVYKFDQEGAGSVIAEDTNQETPYLDLHYPPSDIPKQARQLYTLNWLRLIPDASYQPVALIPANNPLTNQPLDLSLSVLRSVSPIHLEYLQNMGVTASMSISLMHEKKLWGLIACHHSSPKYISYNIRTVCEFIGQVMSVELANKEASEDIDYKSQLKSLQTQFVEELSQAEYYLDGMVQLKSQLLNLVTATGAAICSGDQCIRVGKTPSEEEVHALLDWIKLHLYHNLFETRSLTKNYPAAESYQAIASGVLALEISRVHHNYILWFRPEVIQSVSWGGNPNKPVEVFSDGSLRMSPRKSFALWQETVKGCALPWKPCEVEAVTELRSLVVGVVLRQADKLASMNFELQRSNEELDSFAYVASHDLKEPLRGIHNYANFLMEDYADVLDDNGIAKLQTLVRLTQRMEDLINSLLHFSRLGRAELIRQPVNLNDVVQQVIGTLTMARPQSEVEFRIPQPLRSVQCDRAQINELFSNLISNAIKYNDKPQKWVEIGCVEGNGESKISPTSLTFYVRDNGIGILEEHLDKIFQIFRRLHGRDDFGGGTGVGLTIARKIVERHGGRIWVESIPTLGSTFYFTLSAEANR
- the recA gene encoding recombinase RecA yields the protein MAINTDTSGKQKALTMVLNQIERSFGKGAIMRLGDATRMRVETISSGALTLDLALGGGLPKGRVIEIYGPESSGKTTVALHALAEVQRNGGIAAFVDAEHALDPTYAAALGVDIDNLLISQPDTGESALEIVDQLVRSAAVDIVVIDSVAALVPRAEIEGDMGDIHVGLQARLMSQALRKITGNIGKSGCTVIFINQLRQKIGVTYGSPETTTGGNALKFYASVRLDIRRIQTLKKGTDEFGNRVKVKVAKNKVAPPFRIAEFDIIFGKGISTLGCIVDLAEETSIIVRKGAWYSYNGDNISQGRDNAIKYLEEKPEFAEEIKKLVREKLDKGAVVSANSVAKASEEDEEEEVDLEPEE
- a CDS encoding type II toxin-antitoxin system Phd/YefM family antitoxin codes for the protein MSKIVKMSMQTYTLTDARNKHGEVFDKAATEPVLLTKQSRPSHVIISAESYQKLMNRLEELEDMVFGQAAEVALSQSKMIGTEAFTSALEHLANGEA
- the xseB gene encoding exodeoxyribonuclease VII small subunit, with translation MVKRKSASSSDSMEGWNYEAKVAEIEGIITRIEAGELELEAVFDQFASAVEYLRQCESFLQQRQQQVDLLIETLSEE
- a CDS encoding type II toxin-antitoxin system RelE/ParE family toxin; translation: MAKLDGLATVLDFLNGLQPKIAAQIAKKVLALNVEPLPADSEQLSGYQGLHRVDSGEYRIIYRYFPDRDLIEVILVGKRNDDDVYKKLKRLLG
- the xseA gene encoding exodeoxyribonuclease VII large subunit, yielding MTFDLPDSLILDTALSVSGLTDYIRLLLEQDEQLRQVWVTGEVSSANHHRSGLFFTLQDPDRTAGIKCVVWNSQLTKLAQMPVAGEQIIILGSIRLYPQRGEYQLSVWQTLPAGVGLQALRYQQLKNRLLAEGLFDAQRKRSLPIHPQTIAVVTSPAAAAWGDIQKTLKQRYPGLHVLFSPATVQGEQAPESIVKAIERVEKDGRAEVLILSRGGGAVEELACFNDERVVRSLASCSIPIITGIGHQRDESLADLVADVCVHTPTAAAERVVPALSELYTEHRQRVVALYEAVHDSGENAENKLQGLRNRLRRLRLDRQVQQEVEKLTWKRQHLVQITTGRSQQAAQYLELLRQKLASLDPKAVLQRGYAVVRREDGAIARSAAELAVGEDLLIQLGQGGVRVKVVEVNEP